CAGGCGCATGTGTATTGTCAAACTATTTAATTACCCTGTTGGATGCTGCTTTCAATTTATTTCAGCAATCAGGGATGGAAAGAGATAAAATATTTGAGGCAACGCTACCACTTATAATGGGAACACTTAAAAATATAGAAACAAAGGATACTGTGAATGCACTCACGGGACCAATTCAAAGAGGCGACGAACAGACGATTAAAAATCATATAAAAGCAATTGGCGATCAGTTACCACAAGAAAAGGAATTTTATCAATTTATGGGGCTGAAAACGATCGAGATGGTTAAAGAACACAAGACAAAAGAACAAGTAGAAACTCTAAAAAGATTATTTGAAGGAGGAATTTAAATGAGTAAAAATTTTACGGTGACATCTTTTTTAGATGCAAAAGGAAAAAAAGAAAAAATAACGATGCTTACAGCCTATGATTACTCAATGGCAAAGATATTAGATGAAGCAGGAATAGAATCAATATTGGTTGGGGATTCACTTGGGATGGTTGTTCAAGGTTATAATTCAACACTTGAGGTTACTGTTGACGATATGATTTACCATTGTCGTGCGGTTGCAAGAGGTGTTAAGAATGCAATGATTATTGGTGATATGCCATTTTTATCCTATCATATTTCTGTGGAGGAATCTATTAGAAACGCAGGAAGAATTATTCAACAAGGCAAAGCCCATGCAGTGAAGCTAGAGGGAGGCGTCCAGGTAGTTGATAAGGTAAAGGCAATCATTGCGGCTCAAATTCCAGTAATGGGTCACATAGGTTTAACACCTCAGTCCGTGCATGTTTTTGGAGGGTATAAGGTCCAAGGAAGACATGCTGAGCAAGCACAAAAGCTTATTGAAGATGCCAAGGCATTAGAAGCTGCAGGTGTTTTTGCAATTGTGTTAGAAGCAATACCTGAAAATTTAGCTAAAATCATAACGGAATCGATAAATGTACCAACGAT
The genomic region above belongs to Firmicutes bacterium HGW-Firmicutes-1 and contains:
- the panB gene encoding 3-methyl-2-oxobutanoate hydroxymethyltransferase, whose protein sequence is MSKNFTVTSFLDAKGKKEKITMLTAYDYSMAKILDEAGIESILVGDSLGMVVQGYNSTLEVTVDDMIYHCRAVARGVKNAMIIGDMPFLSYHISVEESIRNAGRIIQQGKAHAVKLEGGVQVVDKVKAIIAAQIPVMGHIGLTPQSVHVFGGYKVQGRHAEQAQKLIEDAKALEAAGVFAIVLEAIPENLAKIITESINVPTIGIGAGKYCDGQVLVTNDLLGLYSDLSPKFVKQYANLSDIIKDAVKQYATEVKAVEFPEAKHAFSIDEAVLSKLY